A single region of the Malus sylvestris chromosome 8, drMalSylv7.2, whole genome shotgun sequence genome encodes:
- the LOC126632197 gene encoding uncharacterized protein LOC126632197 gives MEQRETLTMEQRLLLFPCFPNASDAEIEVAKILIHLPHMISEFETRLPIPLALVWGCKGKRSALALKNDGGASTLRRLIGPDFLSSLPLWASLAPRPLAAKVPPAPPVPNAVKEETSSPDTPLRFEPSESDEKQPDHLRSKLLGQKRKTEKWITIVDELTSKKKLRNQELENVKRFFDKMDGLNLELKARKEELMRLGHKLEEEQRLDTDPSPEPTVQLSQPTQLTFVTPPQAAPNQEPYQHPMPMQMQIPSPPSVIFYQHQLQQLIMDQTAKNQRREFNVGPRGGHVNLCFKDSIVLNSSLPFDLGLVNKDMIRKRAAEARQKRLEICRVKKSRFHSR, from the exons ATGGAACAGAGAGAAACACTAACAATGGAACAGAGGCTTCTACTCTTCCCCTGTTTTCCGAACGCCAGCGACGCCGAGATAGAGGTGGCGAAAATCCTGATTCATCTTCCCCACATGATCTCCGAATTCGAAACTCGGCTTCCGATTCCGCTCGCGCTCGTCTGGGGATGCAAGGGAAAGAGATCTGCACTCGCTCTGAAGAACGACGGCGGCGCTTCCACTCTGCGTCGTCTGATTGGACCTGATTTTTTGTCTTCACTGCCACTCTGGGCTTCTCTGGCTCCTCGGCCTTTGGCGGCCAAGGTTCCGCCGGCTCCCCCCGTCCCTAATGCTGTCAAGGAGGAGACTTCCAGCCCCGATACGCCGCTGCGCTTCGAGCCCAGTGAATCTGATGAGAAGCAGCCTGACCACTTGAGAAGTAAACTCCTTGGTCAAAAAAGG AAAACAGAGAAATGGATTACAATTGTGGACGAATTGACTTCGAAGAAAAAATTGCGAAATCAA GAGCTTGAGAATGTGAAGCGTTTCTTTGACAAGATGGATGGTCTTAATTTGGAGTTGAAAGCAAGGAAAGAGGAG cTAATGAGACTTGGCCATAAACTGGAAGAGGAGCAGCGTTTGGATACGGACCCAAGCCCAGAACCAACCGTGCAATTAAGCCAACCGACCCAACTCACGTTTGTGACTCCGCCTCAAGCGGCCCCAAATCAAGAGCCTTACCAACATCCAATGCCAATGCAAATGCAAATTCCCTCTCCTCCTAGTGTGATTTTTTATCAACATCAACTGCAGCAGCTGATCATGGATCAAACGGCCAAAAATCAAAGGAGAGAGTTCAATGTGGGCCCGCGAGGGGGTCACGTTAACCTCTGTTTTAAGGATTCAATCGTGTTGAACTCCTCCCTGCCGTTTGATCTTGGCTTGGTTAACAAGGATATGATTAGGAAAAGGGCTGCTGAGGCAAGGCAGAAGAGGCTCGAAATCTGTAGGGTCAAGAAATCTCGCTTCCACTCCAGATGA
- the LOC126631016 gene encoding uncharacterized protein LOC126631016, protein MPPKDEKPAKPRREVEAEEDDDDERSLGSIALERKKKQPTKSSGNANGTAKSTGREAAKVKKEDKMEDWDKAAKAKPKQEARVMKEENGGGSDEELGSKPRKGSNSKPQKEIKNSKVKKMEEEEEEEKKGKKRKASEPATEEKKKREKKVYDLPGQRKDPPEKKDPLRQFYESLHQQIPSSEMAQFWMMEYGLLPKVEAEKVFEKKQKKSQLQKLTSPTKSVSSVKTSTKSVTVKTSTKSVTVKKSTMSVTVKKNTPSPAAPSNKKPTPVSKSATNQSKKQKTEDSSSEGDSDDDFVARMVKKKKQAA, encoded by the exons ATGCCGCCGAAGGACGAGAAGCCCGCGAAGCCGCGGAGGGAGGTGGAAGCGGAAGAAGATGACGACGATGAGAGGAGCTTGGGTTCGATTGCGTTGGAGCGCAAGAAGAAGCAACCCACGAAAAGCAGTGGCAATGCGAATGGAACGGCGAAATCTACGGGCAGAGAAGCCGCTAAGGTGAAGAAGGAGGACAAGATGGAAGATTGGGATAAGGCCGCGAAGGCGAAGCCTAAACAAGAAGCCAGAGTGATGAAGGAGGAGAACGGCGGCGGTAGCGACGAGGAATTGGGTTCGAAGCCGAGAAAGGGTTCGAATTCAAAGCCCCAAAAG GAAATCAAGAACAGCAAGGTGAAGaaaatggaggaggaggaggaggaggagaagaaggggaagaagaggaaggcgTCTGAGCCTGCGacggaggagaagaagaagagggagaagaaGGTGTATGATTTGCCTGGTCAGAGGAAGGACCCTCCCGAGAAG AAGGACCCACTTAGGCAATTCTACGAGTCGCTTCACCAGCAAATTCCGAGTAGCGAAATGGCGCAGTTCTG GATGATGGAATATGGTTTGCTACCCAAAGTGGAGGCAGAGAAAGTGTTTGagaagaagcagaagaagagTCAACTGCAAAAGCTCACTTCTCCAACGAAATCCGTATCTTCTGTAAAGACGAGCACAAAGTCAGTTACTGTTAAGACGAGCACAAAGTCAGTTACTGTTAAGAAGAGCACAATGTCAGTTACTGTTAAGAAGAACACACCATCACCCGCAGCGCCTTCAAATAAGAAGCCGACACCAGTCTCCAAAAGCGCAACAAACCAGTCGAAGAAGCAGAAGACGGAAGACAGCAGCTCAGAGGGAGACTCTGATGATGACTTTGTGGCCAGAATggtaaagaagaagaagcaagcAGCTTAG
- the LOC126632492 gene encoding uncharacterized protein LOC126632492 yields the protein MGWFLSERKGRKGWMEETLASVSAPPSSLVMLVGIVVALLIFSSYTSYKAQMERTKFGFNIFVLFLPLLLTIVAYCLITYGNFRVRTKAAVADKAAEGGGASPWGVALFLGLLLVLVSYQSSVQSKWWPHYWVHDPAVLLVKNELVVWIVWKYARE from the exons ATGGGTTGGTTTTTGAGTGAGAGAAAAGGAAGGAAGGGATGGATGGAGGAGACCCTAGCCTCCGTCTCCGCGCCGCCGTCGTCTCTAGTGATGCTAGTCGGCATAGTGGTTGCGTTACTAATATTTTCATCTTACACCAGCTACAAGGCGCAGATGGAGAGAACTAAGTTCGGGTTCAATATATTTGTCTTGTTTCTGCCCTTGTTGTTGACCATTGTCGCTTACTGTTTGATCACATACGGGAACTTTCGGGTGAGGACGAAGGCGGCGGTGGCTGATAAGGCAGCTGAAGGTGGAGGAGCATCCCCTTGGGGCGTGGCCTTGTTTCTGGGGCTGTTGCTCGTTTTGGTGTCCTATCAGTCTTCTGTGCAGTCCAAGTGGTGGCCTCACTATTGGG TTCATGATCCTGCTGTGTTATTAGTTAAGAATGAATTAGTTGTGTGGATAGTTTGGAAATATGCTCGTGAGTAG
- the LOC126633577 gene encoding uncharacterized protein LOC126633577 — protein MGTKELPDSASQRRNWQNIFNALVQMLRSQQSNLETMAGDRKVFKDHVRVQEEKWISAFHLLGDQIRLMKVDLELKEMEGSVEAAKLGWALSMKQQEAYIAKLKLEYSDSELEGFKACFDLHSNKNTTLKQQCDKLASEKSFAWHQYDLMENDYKTKLNSKNSELEQANAKIQTLLASMEQLQSSSNGKDDKIGILISKVAKMEADSNKFKEEISKLSKELETLRNSTSTSSTPVLNRCTTRTRGKSSVNVTVKKDSSAAQRPHPSKDTKKGSGSTKRNADDVITITETPKLFSSRFKVPKLKNASSPGVR, from the exons ATGGGCACCAAAGAGCTTCCGGACTCCGCCTCTCAGCGCCGGAACTGGCAGAACATCTTCAACGCGCTGGTACAGATGCTGCGGTCTCAGCAATCGAACCTCGAGACGATGGCCGGCGACAGAAAAGTCTTCAAAGATCACGTCAGAGTGCAAGAAGAGAAGTGGATCTCCGCGTTTCATCTCTTGGGAGATCAAATCCGCCTG ATGAAGGTGGACTTGGAATTGAAAGAAATGGAAGGCTCCGTTGAGGCGGCTAAGTTAGGGTGGGCTCTTAGTATGAAGCAACAAGAGGCTTATATCGCGAAACTCAAGTTAg AATACTCAGACAGTGAGTTAGAAGGTTTCAAAGCATGTTTTGACCTACACTCCAACAAAAATACCACCTTAAAGCAGCAATGTGATAAGCTTGCTTCCGAAAAGAGCTTTGCGTGGCATCAGTACGACCTTATGGAAAATGATTACAAAACTAAACTGAATAGCAAGAATTCTGAACTCGAGCAGGCGAATGCAAAGATACAAACTCTTCTTGCCAGTATGGAGCAGTTACAGTCCTCGAGTAATGGAAAGGATGACAAGATTGGAATATTAATAAGTAAAGTTGCAAAGATGGAGGCTGATTCAAACAAGTTCAAGGAGGAAATTTCGAAACTTTCGAAGGAGTTGGAAACATTAAGAAATTCCACAAGTACTTCGTCTACTCCTGTTTTGAACCGGTGTACAACAAGAACTAGAGGCAAGAGTAGTGTTAATGTAACTGTGAAGAAAGATTCGTCGGCTGCACAACGTCCTCATCCTTCAAAGGACACCAAAAAG GGGAGCGGCAGTACAAAGAGAAACGCAGATGATGTTATAACCATTACCGAGACTCCAAAGTTGTTCTCATCCAGATTTAAAGTACCCAAGTTGAAGAATGCATCATCACCCGGTGTAAGATAA